One Coffea arabica cultivar ET-39 chromosome 5c, Coffea Arabica ET-39 HiFi, whole genome shotgun sequence DNA window includes the following coding sequences:
- the LOC113690073 gene encoding syntaxin-124-like has protein sequence MNDLFSHSFKKYQDIKRQVIDDLEAGGPSGNDDSNLNKFFDDVENVKKDMEDVEKLYKRLQESNEESKTVHNAKTMKELRSRMDSDVCQVLKRVKIIKGKLEALDRSNQANRKVPGCGPGSSTDRTRTSVVSGLGKKLKDLMDDFQGLRAKMNAEYKETVGRRYFTVTGEKANDDLIENLISSGESETFLQKAIQEQGRGQILDTISEIQERHDSVKEIEKNLIELHQIFLDMAALVEAQGQQLNDIESHVAHASSFVRRGTEQLQDAREYQKNSRKCTCIAIGLGIVLILVVLFPLWSNFLLMNM, from the coding sequence ATGAATGATCTATTCTCCCATTCCTTTAAAAAATATCAGGACATCAAACGTCAGGTCATTGACGATCTTGAGGCTGGTGGCCCGTCTGGAAATGATGATAGTAATCTCAATAAATTTTTTGACGATGTAGAGAATGTCAAGAAAGACATGGAAGATGTCGAGAAACTCTACAAGAGATTGCAAGAATCAAATGAAGAGAGCAAAACGGTACACAACGCAAAAACCATGAAAGAGCTCAGGTCTAGGATGGACTCAGATGTCTGTCAGGTTCTAAAACGAGTAAAGATTATTAAAGGAAAGCTTGAGGCTCTCGATAGGTCTAATCAAGCTAATCGAAAGGTTCCAGGATGCGGTCCAGGGTCCTCTACTGATAGGACTAGAACTTCTGTTGTCAGCGGCTTAGGCAAAAAGCTGAaggatttgatggatgattttcaAGGGTTGAGGGCTAAAATGAATGCTGAGTACAAAGAAACAGTAGGAAGAAGATATTTTACGGTAACAGGGGAGAAAGCTAACGATGATCTCATTGAGAATTTGATTTCAAGCGGTGAAAGTGAGACATTCCTTCAGAAGGCAATTCAGGAACAAGGAAGAGGCCAGATTCTGGATACAATTTCTGAGATCCAAGAAAGGCATGATTCTGTCAAGGAGATTGAAAAGAATTTGATTGAACTCCACCAGATTTTCTTGGACATGGCTGCGCTTGTTGAAGCACAAGGGCAACAGCTGAATGACATTGAAAGTCATGTAGCACATGCTAGTTCATTCGTTAGGCGAGGCACTGAACAACTTCAGGACGCTAGGGAATACCAGAAAAACTCAAGAAAATGTACATGCATTGCCATTGGTCTTGGAATTGTTCTCATCCTCGTTGTTCTCTTTCCactttggtcaaattttttgtTGATGAATATGTAG
- the LOC113690421 gene encoding uncharacterized protein, with the protein MASSIASMAARRAAILTTRFASPPSSASQAASLVHRRGLAAAADHHGPAKVNFWKDPMSPSKWKEEHLVIICWTGWGLLFTTAYKFATGGKKKEEGNVVEASK; encoded by the exons ATGGCGTCTTCAATAGCTTCAATGGCGGCTCGACGAGCGGCAATCCTGACAACTCGGTTCGCTTCTCCTCCCAGCTCGGCCTCGCAAGCGGCTTCTCTCGTCCACCGCCGTGGCCTCGCCGCCGCCGCCG ATCATCATGGACCTGCGAAGGTGAACTTTTGGAAAGATCCAATGAGTCCGTCTAAGTGGAAAGAAGAGCAT cttgtgattatttgttggACTGGCTGGGGTTTGCTTTTCACCACGGCTTACAAGTTTGCCACTGGAGGCAAAAAGAAGGAGGAAGGG AATGTAGTCGAAGCTTCAAAGTAG